Part of the Synechococcus sp. MU1617 genome, TGGACAGCAACAGGGCGCTCTAGGAAGCCGGGCTTGCCATCTTTGTCGAGGAACTCAACTCCAGTCAGCTTGACGATCGCTTTCTCAGAGTTCTTGACGCAGTTCACAAACTCCTTGGATTGCTTGGCCATAGGTGCCAGCAAAAAAAGAGCTCCAAGTACAGCGGCTCCGATCAGGCCCTTTTCAATTTTGGAATTCATGCACGTTGCTTGGTTAGCCCACCGGTTTTAAGAGAGAGAAGCCTTGTTCGCCAGGAACATCTGCCCCCCTGGCCAGCTTCAGGAGTCCAACTCATCTTCTTCTGCCAGATAAACGCCATAGACGCAGATGGTTACAAGCATCTCAGCGGGCTGGAACTCCTGCCGTGCGCAAGGGCCTCCTGGAATTTGACGTTCAAACCCGTCAGTTTTCTAATGATCTAGCCATAGGGTCCAAAGCGCGTCGCACAGGCGGCACCACATTGGGCACCCAAGGCGATGGCTTTCGCCAAGGTCCAACGCGCAGCGAGTCCGGTGACCACCCCCGCCGCAAAGCTGTCACCGCAGCCATAGCTTTCTACCAATGGCCCCGGGAGGGGTGAAGGGTCATAGCGCCCGCCCGGAAGACTGAAACCACCTGCGGCACCTTCCGTGCGAATCAGCATGTGGGGAGCTGGGTTCAACTGCTCCGGCTCCACCCGCTCACCGGGATCAAGGCCACTGCCAATCAGGGCATCGAGGGAAACCTTGGCCTCTTGAAGCACAGGCAAACGCACCCGCGGAGTCGCGGCCAGGACTGCAGCAGCGCGACAGGCTTTCAATAAAGGAACATCAGCTGCAGTAACGAAGAGACCGTCGCAGTCGCCGAGGGCCTCCCAGGGCAACGCATCGTCCAGTGATGGCGTCAGCCGCTCGCCGATCACGGTGATTGCTCGGTCCCCCTCCCCATCAACCAAGCTGATGCCACGCCGGGTTGATGCATCTCTCCAGGCGACATGAACCACAAGGCCCAGGTCTTCAAGCCGCTTGACGCAGGCTTCGCCGACCGAATCGCGGCCTAAGGCCGTAAAGAAATGGACAGGTTGCTGCTGCAACCGTGCCATCTGCACAGCAACGACGGCACCACCACCAGCAGGTTCCTGCAAGGTTCGCAGGGCGTGGCCAATGGTCCCGGGATGGGGCAACTGATCCACCGCCAGAAATTCCACCCACTCGACATGGCCGACCACAGCCAAACGCAGGGGCGGCAAGGATGAGACGCAAGACAACGGCAGTCCCAGACGACTGGAGTCCCATCCTCACTGGTCATTCGGCCCAACAGAGGTCCCCAAAGCGGGCTGGGGCTCGACTTAGCGGTGAGGGTTGGTTTTTACCGCTGAATCTCTAGGTTTCCTGATCAGCGTGCCTTCTCCACGGAGTCCATGGCCGCTGGGCTTGAGGAGCGATCTCCGGTTGATGTGCGAGCTGCTGTGCTGTTGCGGCTTTCTGCAGGGCTTGCTGGTCGAGTTCCGCAGAAAGGAACAGTCCGGCGATGAACACCATCAGGATGGTGAGTAGTGCTGCGACCAGATACATCGTTGACCGCGCGATGGCTTGTTCCTGCTCCTTGGTCAGGTCGCCCATGGCTTGGCCCAAATCTGGTCAAGGTGTATCAGTCAGAACTCTTTGCTGCGATTACAGAGCATGTGGTTTTGTGTGCTCACTTCAAGCTTGGTCCAACTCCACAGGGGATTGGTGGCGAGCACCTTGCTCGGCATGGATTGGAATCTGGCGGCTTCCCCGCTTCGCTAGCCCGGATCTGGTGCGGGCTTTGCACGCCATTCCCACAATCGGCCGATTCGCCCCAGAAGGCAATGAGCACGACAGCTGATTGCCGGGTGCTCCACGGCTGCCGAGAGTGTGTGCATCGAGATCGGAGGAGCCCATGACGGCCGACACTCCACCTGAGCAAACCGCAGAAGCAGCCTGACTTTTCTGGCCCCTGCTCCAACTTTTCAACCCAACCGTGAGCGCCTCGTCTGTGACGACACTGATGTGCGTCTGATCAGTCGACACTCCTCTGCACCGTCCGTCTAGGTGCCCCGTAGGAGTCCTGCTTCACACCTGGACAAAATGGCCCCAGGGTTGCCACTAGCCAGACGCTTCGACCTTTCTCTTTCAGTTCACTGTCCTTCGATAAGCACTTCGCTTCACGGATACAGCTTCACTGATTAGGTCGACTGCAATGCATAAACGAGCGAGCTAGGCCGTCTCTCCATCGGGAGGGGCGGCCTTCCTCTTTGCGAGCAGATCGGCAGTTCTTTACAACGCCTTGCTGTTCTCGCAGGGGCGTTCACCTCGCTGGAGATGTCTCATGCAATGCAGCTTCGGCACGTCTCCTCGCGGCAATGATGAAGCGGTCTGTCTTGTCTACGCCTTCAAATCCCACGTCCCTCAAAAGGACGACGGTCGCAACGTAGGCATACGAAACTGGAGTGCATCGCATGCAAGTGAGCCCTCACTTCAAACGAGGACAAGCGCTAACCACGGACTCCAATCACCCAACCCAATCTTGGCCGTCGCCAACGATTTCTTTCACGCCGTTGCCTGTTCAGCCGTGTCATTGAGGACATCTTGCTGAAGCTGCTGAACTGCGCAGAGGGCTTCATGCGCGGGCCATCCATGAACATCCATCAACTCTTTAACCAGAGCATCAGGGGCCCGAGTGATCGAGGTGCGAATGGCATTGACAACCTTGTTGTCCCTCGCGAGTGCAGACAGCCGCAGAGCCCGGAGTCGCTGAGTGTTCGGCTGTTTCATGACAGCACTCTGGACTAACGCTGGTTTTGCTCCAGTTGCCAACTGCTGATACGGACTGGGCTAACTCGTTAAGTGCCCTATCGCAGTGGACCGGCGCATCTCCTCCAACCCATTGACTTGAGTGCATTCCATTTCTCCAGCGCCTCCTGTCGTGTCATCAGTTGACTCCCCTGAGGGATCGGGTCGTCAGGTGGTCGCCAATGGAAGCTGCGCATGACGATCGACTCGCCTTGAGAGCCATCCTGATGAGCGGTGAATTGGTAGTAAAGCTGCTGTGACTCATTGGCAAGCCAGGCACCAACAGACTTGTAGGAGAGTTCTTCAGTGATGAGTTCACTCCATAGAAGGGGCGCCTGATCGGTCGGTCAGACGGCTTTTTTCGTAGGTGAGCTGACGGAGCTTTTCGATGTGCTGCTCATGCTCTCCGCTGCTCCAATGGTGGGGGAAGGCGACTCGGGCTTGAAGTTCCGAGATCTCGTTGTTGAGTTCTCTCGCTGGGTCCTCGGACCAAAGTTCCTCTCCACAGTGGAGCATCGCCCCGCCTTACTGGCGGTGGAGAAGTGAATCTCCTCAATTACTACTGATGCAACCTCTCGGGGCAGGTCGTCTCCCCATCAGGACAGGCGACCCTTCTCTTTCGCGGAGATTTAGGCATTAAGCCTTAGCCATTGGCCAGAGAAAAACCTGCAGACTGATCCGACCCACACAAGCTGCATGAAAGGACTCCACACGAACGTTGCCTACTTCAGCGGCACCGTCGCGATTGCAGTCCTAGTCATGACTTTCGTTGTCAAAGCAACGGCCTAAGAAAGCGTTACTTCAGCCAGGCGCGATCGTTAGGTATGACTCAGTCAGGCCACGCCCTGCTTCCTATTGATTGAGTTAGCAGGGATAAATGACATGAGAGCCACCAAACTCACCACAGCTCCACAAGGCGATGAGTACTACAGAGTCTGCGACCAGGAAGCACCTCGTTGAGGACACCTCCGACCTGAGCGCAACTAGGACACGGCTCTATCCACCGGAATGGAATTAGAGCCCTGACTCTCAAGGCTTGCTCCTCGACCAATCAGAAACCGGTCCCTCAGCTGGTCTTTAAGCCGTCCCACAAAGGGCGGTTTTTTGTTGCTCTGGCCAGCAGTGCGTGCTGCGCATATTGATCAGTGCAAGCTGATCAATAACGAGTCACCTGGAGCAACGCGTGACTCAGATGATCTCTTTACGGCCAGCCTTGATCTTGGCTTGGGCTGAAACGAGACCAAAAATCAGCAGAATCAGCAGGCCCGCGTTCACGCCAACGAAAAACATTGTGTCCATGACTTCAAGATGGCTTGCCTCGTAATAAGGAAAGAGAGCAAAACAGCCCATCGGTCAAAAGACTCAATTCAGGACCAAAAGAAGATGAAGCCTTGCGCTGATCTTGAGAGATCTGTCGAGACCACCTACGACTGCAAACCGCCATCGCCATCACGATCAGCCCAGCCCTTCGCTTGCAGCTGACGCAGACGGTCCAGGAGCTCAAGATCACCAACAATCTGACGACGACACCCGTCCTCCCCCATGTAGGTCAAACGCCCATCGGCATCGATGACCAGGGCGGTCATGGGGGTGACTGGAAACAAATCGTCGATGGCGAAGTGCTCCTCATTCAGATCAACCCAGTCTGCGTCCTCGAAGCGCTCCAGCCCAAAATCATGACCAAACCAAACAGGGGGGCCAGCCGCTAGGGCAGCTTTCCTCTATGAAGGATGCGATGGACTGGATCCTTTCCCGACGCGTGACTGATCAACAAGGCAAAGACAAGACCTATTGGATTGATGAGATCGCGTTCCTGGAGGCACGGTTGAACGGCAGTCAGGGTGACATCGACAACGAAGACCGAGCGGCTTGCGAAGAAGCCCTGAAGGCAGCAAAAGCGAACTTGGCAGACTCTCACTGAAGACGGGGCTGACCGAAGCTCGAGCCAGATCTATGGTTGGGATGTGAGAGGGAGACCTCTTCGGGCGTGGTTGCTTGATTTGGTGGGTGGTGTCACGACCTACTGCCTCTCTCACACCTCTTCGTCAAGGCTGATCGAGGCCTCTCTCCTTGGCATAACTCTTGTAATGATTGGGAAATTCATCGGCCAGCTGGGCAAGCAGATCGCTAGCAGAGCCCATTTGCTCGTTAACTTCATCAAAAACCGAGGCAAAACAGCTCTCACACCTGATTTCAAGACAAAGATCTTCCCAGGTCGTTTCTTTTTGATTGAAACTGGCCACAAGCTCTTTAAAGGTCATCAGCAACAAACTGTTTTTCTTAGAGTGAGCCTAAACCCAATAGCGTTACATAATTCTGAACCGAATAAAAT contains:
- a CDS encoding PfkB family carbohydrate kinase; translation: MRLAVVGHVEWVEFLAVDQLPHPGTIGHALRTLQEPAGGGAVVAVQMARLQQQPVHFFTALGRDSVGEACVKRLEDLGLVVHVAWRDASTRRGISLVDGEGDRAITVIGERLTPSLDDALPWEALGDCDGLFVTAADVPLLKACRAAAVLAATPRVRLPVLQEAKVSLDALIGSGLDPGERVEPEQLNPAPHMLIRTEGAAGGFSLPGGRYDPSPLPGPLVESYGCGDSFAAGVVTGLAARWTLAKAIALGAQCGAACATRFGPYG
- a CDS encoding DUF1651 domain-containing protein encodes the protein MTEELSYKSVGAWLANESQQLYYQFTAHQDGSQGESIVMRSFHWRPPDDPIPQGSQLMTRQEALEKWNALKSMGWRRCAGPLR